CATTGTTTTCCCATTCGTGTGTTGTGGTTAAAAAAAGATGCTGGTGAGAGACCCGCCAGAGATCTCTTCTCATTCTTCAGGCTAATCTTGTGACCGTTGTAATCAGTATGTGATAAACCGTATGCACAGAGAGCACATCATACGCTGGCCTGCTTTGTTTGGCAATCCTAATAGTCTAAAACTAATTAATCTTATACATCCCTCTTGCACGGGCTTGAGCAGATAAACGAGTGAAATCATCTGGCTTTGTCCAAGACAATTAACGACATTTTTTGCCACGCACCGGCCAATAAATGTTAATCTCCATGCCATCATTTGATCTGAAAATAACCCTTTTTCAACGAGGATTTCATGTCGATAAAACCCATTGAATTCGAAAACGGCGTCTGCCGCATGATCGATCAACGCCTGCTTCCGGCGCAGGAGGTGTGGCTGGATTACCGGGATTACCGCAGCGTGGCAGAAGCCATTCAAACCATGGTGGTGCGCGGCGCTCCGGCCATTGGCGTGGCTGCTGCGTTTGGGGCGGCCTTCGCTGCGGCTGAGATTGAGGCGGAGGACTTCGCCATGTTTGAGTCGCAATTTGAGGAGTGCTGTGCGGTACTGGCCGCGACCCGGCCGACGGCGGTGAATCTGTTTTGGGCGTTGGATCGGATGAAATCCGTGGCGAAGGCCAACCAGAAATTGTCCTTGCCGGACCTGCGTCAGGTGCTGCTCGACGAAGCTCTGACCATTGCTGAAGACGATGATCAGATCAACCGCACCATGGGCGCGCATGGCCAGGTGCTGTTTCCCGACAAAGCCAATATTCTCACCCACTGCAATGCCGGGGCGTTGGCGACGGGTGGTTATGGCACGGCGCTGGGGGTGATCCGTGCGGCGGTGGAAGCGGGCAAGCAGATTGAGGTGTTTGCCGATGAGACGAGACCGTTTTGGCAGGGGGCGCGTTTGACCGCCTGGGAGCTGATGCAGGATGATATCCCGGTAACGGTGATCTGCGATAACATGGCCGGCTATCTGATGCAGCAGGGCCGCGTGGATGCGGTGATTGTTGGTGCTGACCGTATTACCGCCAACGGCGACGTGGCCAACAAGATCGGCACCTACACCGTGGCGGTGCTGGCCAAGGAGCATGGCATTCCGTTTTACGTGGCCGCACCCATGTCGACCATTGACCTGAGTTTGACGGACGGCTCGCAAATTCCCATTGAGGAGCGCGATCCGCGGGAGGTAACACATTGCGGTGATACCCAACTGGCTCCGGACGGCGTCAAAGTGTACAACCCGGCATTTGATGTGACGCCGTCGCATCTGGTGACGGCCATCATCACCGAACGCGGTGTGGTTCAAGGGGATTACCTTAACGGCTTGAAGGCGCTGGCACAGTAAAGGGGCTGATATGGACGAGCAGATGGAACGACTGACGACACTGTTGCAGCAGACTGATGAAGGAACCAAGGAACAACTGTGTGCCTGTATCACGGCCATGGGGTTTGCTGAACCGGAACGCAGCGTGACCAATCTGCAACTGCTGTTCGAGGTTTTGGACGATGCGCCGTTGGTGGCGCGTCAGGCTCAGGTGGCGTTGACCTGCGGTGATCCCGATCTGGCGCTGAACAATCTGGAGCGCTGCAGTAACACTGTTGATCCGCTGCAGTTGGCGCATTGTCTGTCCGATGAGATCAACAACCGCCAATTGATGGTGATGCTCGGAGCGTCGCCGTTTTTGACCGGTATTTTGTGCCGCGATGCCGAATATTTTATCGACCTGTTTATCCGTGGCGAAGTCGACCGTAAAAAAGACGTTGATCTCATGGTGGCCGAGCTGGGCCAGCGGCTTGATCCTGAAACGGATTTTGATGCGTTGCAACGCTGTCTGCGCCGTTACAAATATCGCGAAGTGCTGCGCATCAGTGCCCGTGATCTCAGTGAAACGGCTAATCTCGAAGAGGTGACAGCGGAACTCTCCAGCCTGGCCGCCGCCACACTACGCATTGCCTGCAATCATTGTGAACGGCTACTGCAACAGGAATTGGGGGCACCGCTCCTTGATGAACCGGATGAGCAGGGCCGCGAGCTGGCCACCTTTACTGTGCTCGGCATGGGTAAATTCGGTGGTTGGGAGCTCAATTTCTCATCTGACATCGATCTGATCTATTTCTATTCCGCCACCCAGGGCACAACCAGCGGCATCACCAATGAAAAAGGGGAAACCGAAAACCAGGTCACCCTGCATCAGTATTTCGTCAAACTGGCCGATATGGTGACCAAAGCCATTGGCCAGGTGACCGAAGATGGTTTTGTCTTTCGCGTTGATCTTGATTTGCGCCCCGAAGGACGTAGCGGCGAGATGGCCTGTTCTTTACTCGCGGCGGAGACCTATTATGAAAGCTGGGGGCAGAACTGGGAGCGCTCAGCCATGATGAAAGCACGGCCGGTGGCCGGTGATCTTGATCTTGGCGAACGTTTGTTGTGGGCTCTTGAGCCGTTTATCTATCGGCGCTACCTCGATTACGGCATGATCGAAGACCTCAAGGAGATGAAGCAGAAGATCGACTGCCGACAAGCTCAGCAGCGTGATTGCCAGAACAACCTCAAATTGGGGCGCGGCGGCATTCGTGAGATCGAATTCTTCATTCAGGCTTTGCAGTTGATCTTTGCCGGAAAAAATCCTCAAGTACGCCAGCGCAGCACCCTTAAGGCCATGGTGCTGTTGCGCGAAGCCGGACATTTGAGCGCTGAAGATGCGGCGACATTGCGCCAGGCGTATATCTTTTTGCGCACCGTAGAACATCGCATTCAGGTGGTGCAGGAGCGGCAGACCCATAATTTGCCCACGCACGATCATGACATGCTTTCTCTGGCACGTCGCAGTGGTTTTGACCGCCAGGATGCCTTTGAGGACCGCCTGCAACAACATCGTGACGACGTGGTGCGCATCTATCGCGAACTGTTTTACGCCGGAGAAGATCAGGCTGAAGATGTCATCAAACCGCAGGTGCGCGCGTTGCTCGATGATTCCGTTGACAGCGACTTTACCAAAGACTTGCTCGAGGAGGTCGGCTTTCAGGATGTGGAACAGGGCTTCGAAAGTTTGTGCCGGTTGCGTGAGGGCAAATACGGCTCGCCCATGACGCGGCGGGTACGGCGGTATTTTCAGCGGATTCTGCCAGTCTTGATTCAAGAGATTGTCGAATCGCCCGAACCGGATATGGCTCTGAACAATCTTGAAGAGTTTCTGATGCGGATTCGGGCTCACGGCACCTTTTATGCTCTGATGGCAGAGAACCACGCCATTGTCCGGTTGTTGATCTCACTGTTCAGCACCAGCAAATTTTTATCGCGGATTTTTATCCAGCGCCCGGAAATTCTCGATTCACTGGTGTCGAGTGGCTATGCTGTCGAATTCAAATCGCTTGAAGTGCTGCGCGATGAGCTGACCGAGCAATTGGAGCAGTCGCTGGATTATGAAGATCGCCTTGATCAGTTGCGCCGCTTCCGCAGTGAAGAGTTTTTGCGCATTGCCCTCAACGATCTGCGCGGCGACCAGTTGCAGGGGCGTACCACCATGCAGCTCAGTTGCCTGGCCGTCGTGTGCCTCGAAGCGGCGGTAGAGATGGCGCGCAATGAGCTGATCCCCCGCTTTGGTCTGCCCTATTGCCCTCTTGAACATGGCTGGAAAGAAGCCGAGTTTGCTGTGCTTGGCATGGGCAAATTGGGTGGTATGGAGATCAACTATCACTCCGATCTCGATATCATCTTTATCTACAGCGGACAGGGCAAGAATCGCCCGGCCAAAGGGACCGATCCCGATCGTTTTAAGGAGATCTCCAACCAGGAGTATTTCTCCAAGCTGGCCCAGCGGGTGATCTCCGTATTAACCCTGGCCACCCGTGAAGGGCGGGTCTATGAGATCGATACCCGGTTACGTCCTTCCGGCAATCAAGGACCGCTGGTCACCAGCTTGACCGCGTATCAGAACTACCATGAAGAATCGGCCCAATTGTGGGAGCGCCAGGCGTTGACCAAGGCACAGGTGGTGGTGGGGCCGCCGCGGATCACCGAACAGATCGAGGCGATTAACGACCAGGTGACCTGGGAAAAACCATTGCCCCAGGAGCTAAAAGCCGAAATTTACCGCCTGCGCAGTCGCATGGAGCGCGAAATCGCTAAGGAGGGGGAATCACAGTTCAATATCAAAACCGGCCGAGGCGGCATGGTTGATGTCGAGTTCCTCGTTCAGTACCTGCAGTTGGTGCATGGTAAAGATGTGCCGGAGATTCGCGTATGTAACACTTTGGCGGCTCTGCACGCCATTGGTGATAAGGGGTTGTTGCTCAAAGAGGTTGCTGATGAACTTGAGGACGGCTATAGATTCCTGAGGCGTTTGGAAAACAAACTGCGCCTGGTCCATGACCAGTCGTTTAATCAGATCTCAAAGGATAAAGTCAGCCTGCGTCGCCTGGCTCGGCGTCTTGGCTATACCAAAGAAACGGATTTGCCGGAGCGGCAGTTCCTGAGAGCCTATCGCAAGATGACCGAACAGATTCGTACCCATTTTGATCATTATCTTAAACCTGAAGCGGGTCAGTAAGCTCGGCTTGACTGACTGAAATAATAAGCCCTCTAACCGATGGAGATAACGCAATGAGTCGATTGAAAATTGTCGGCCTGATGCTGTTGGTAGCCTGTGTGCTCAGCGGCTGTGGTTGCCTGGATATTCCCTGCGTATAACACATGCAGATAAGAATGGCGCTGAAGAGGTTCAGCGCCGTTCTTGTTTTTATTTAGCGCTGCGGCTTTTTCGTTCAGCAGCACTGAACGTCAGCGCGTGAACCACTGAAGAGCAAGGTCAAGATCAAAGTCAAGGTCGCCGGGTTTCGTCCCGGCAGCCGACATATTTTTGACTGGCCGCTCAAAAGTATGGAAAAGCCGGCTTAAACTTCTCCTGAACCTGGATCAACCGACAATGTGTCAGTTTCACTGATTCGGCTTGCCGCCCTTTAGGTCGACGAATCGTGCAACTCATCATCTTTGGCGTAAAACGTTGATAACGGTTTGATGCAACTCCATATTCCTACCGTGGCACTGATCAAACGGGTGGGCAGTGCCCACCCTTCGACAGAGTGTTATTTAGCTCCCAAGCCCTCCCGTTCAGCAGCACCGAACGTAATGAACGTCAGCGCGATGGTTGTCGGCAACTTGTTTGAGCGCCAGCAAGTTTTGCCGACATCGCGATGTAAGTAAATGGAGTGAGGGAACCCGTAAGGGTGCAATGACGAGAGTCGATTTTGCCTCCCTTTTTTCGACGCAAAAGGGAGCCGACGGGCGGGCGCGGAAGCCCGCGTCATGTGCGTACCATCGTTGCGAACGGATGAAGTTTGCTAGAGCGATTAGTTTCGGATTGCGAACCACTTAAGGTCAAGATCAAAGTCAAGGTCGCCGGGTTTCGTCCCGGCAGCCGACATGCTTTTGACTGGCCGCTCAAAAGTATGCAAAAGCCGGCTTGAACTTCTCCTGAACCTGGATCAACCTATAATGGATTTGTTTCCGTTATGCCTCACTGATTCGGTTTTCCGCCCTTTAGGTCGGCAAATCGTGCGACTCATCACTATTGGCGTAAAACGTTGATAACATATTATGTCGCGTTCTATCTCTGGTGTGGCTCCGATCTAACGGGTGGGACGGAGCCCACCCTTGCAGTTGTGTGTTGTTTTGCACCTCTGCGCTCCCTTTCAGCAGCACCGACACCTACGTTGTGCATACTAACACTGTGAAAGAAAGAGGTTCGCCAGTGTGGTTTGTTCCAAATTTCTAACCACATAGACGGTCAAGCGCAGTCAAAAGTCCTTTAGGTTCTTATCCAGCAAATGACGCGGCTGCACATTGCGCATGGCATTGAGCAGACTGTTTTTGATCTGCGGAATCTCCCCCTGCAACTCTTCAATCAATACTTTCATCCGTTGGCGTTTTTGATCGCGGCGCACCAGCATCGGGCAGCTGCAGTCGACGCGGGGAATGTTGCGTAACGCCGTCCATTGGTCAATGAGGTGTTCTTCAACATACACCAGTGGCCGGATGACGGTTTGCTCGCCGTTGTCGGCCAGAAGCTTGGGACTCATGGCACTGATGGTGCCGGAGTAGAACTGATTGAGCAGCAGGGTTTCGATATGGTCGTCGAGATGGTGGCCGAGGGCGACCTTGTTGCAGCCGAGTTTTTGAGCCGTGGTGTAGAGTGCTCCACGACGCAACCGAGCACAGAACGCGCAGTACGACGAGCCGGGACGCAGGTGGGCGTTGATCACTTCTTCGCCATTGGTGGTTTCAAGATGGGCTGTGAAGCCCTGTTCGGTCAGATAGTGGGTGATGGTGGCGGTGTCAAAGCCATCAAAGCCGGGATTGATGGTTACCGGCACCAGCTCGTAGTGGATCGGCGCACGCCGACACAGCTCTTTGAGCACATGGAGCATGGTCCACGAGTCTTTACCGCCGGAGATGGCAACCAGAATGCGGTCGTTTTCCTCAATCAGGTTGAAATCGCCCACGGCCTTGCCGGCCAGGCGTTTGATTTTGTCAAAAAGTTTCTGTTCGTTCACTGGAGGATTCTTTTTGTGGAATAGGGGTCGTAGCGCTGACTATAGCGAGGTCGTGTCTCGGGATCAAGAGATGTCTTCAGGGAAATGCCTCATGAGTTAGCAAGATGCGATGCCGCGATTAAAAACGCGTGTTGCTTTTTCGGCTTGCGTCGTTAAAAAGCCCCCGGATGGGACTTTTTTCAACACCCTGTTAAGCAGCGTTCTTTTGTTTCTCCCGTTGGATCAGAGTGGCAGACAGGTTGGCTTTGGAGGGAAAATAGCGGTACACCATCTGCTTGGTTACGGTGGCCTGGCGGGCAACGGCATCCATGCTGGTGGCGTCGTAACCATGGGCAAGAAACAGTTGTTTCGCTGCGTTGAGGATTCCGACATTTTTTTTGTGTAGTTTTTATCCGCTTTTGCTTTAGGCGGAGGTTACTTCCTTGACCAAGCGGCTGTCAGGGTTTAGCCAGTCATGCTTGCCAGTATGAAGAAATAATACTTGCGGGTCTGATTTTGTGTGAGCTGTGAAAATGGTGTCAACGATGGAGAACTGTTTACGAATTATCAGCAGGCACAACGTATGGCCGAATCTCTTGGTGAGCAGGGACACGCAGAGTGGTGGATCGAGCCTAAGGTGCCTTTGTTAAAGGGATTCTTATCTTTCTAGCCACCAGAAAAAAGTAATTTCTCGGGTGAAAAAAAATCTACAATAGGATATTGTGATGAGAGTCATTTGGGTGGGTTATTTTTTTACCGTCGAGTTCTTATGGAAAAGCTGCCAGTAGAAAAAGCGATTGGTCGTTCTTTGGCCCATGATTTAACCGAAGTCAATCCGTGCTATCGACGGAAGTGTGTGGCCTTTTGCCGTGGGCATGTCATCCGCGAACAGGACTTGGATGTGCTCAAACAGATGGGCAAGCGCCATCTTTATGTCGGGCCCGTTGACACGGGACAGATTCATGAAGACCAGGTTGCTTTGGCTCTGGCACCTTATCTGGCTGGAGAGGGAATAGGGCACGACCGGGTCACCAAAGAGGGCAAGGTGAATTTTCGTGCATTGAATGCCGGGTTGTTCCGTGTCGATATCGAGCGATTGGCAGAGCTGAACCGGATGGCGGTTCCTTCCATGCCGACGATTCATGATCGTTTTCCTGTCGTCGAAGGAAAGGTTGTGGCGGCTTTTCGTATCATCCCACTGACGTGCAGTGAACGTGTTTTTGACCGGATGAAAGCCGTTGCCGAAACGCCGTTGATCTGGCTCGACCCGTACGTCATTCAGCGCGCGGCAATTGTTGTGACCGGGTCCGAGGTTTATTCGGGAGTTGTTGAGGATCGCTTTGTTCCACGGTTACGCTATAAGCTGCAGCAGTTGGGTGTTGAAACAACTTTTTCAGCCATTGTTCCTGATGACCGTCGCGCCATTGCCGAAGCCGTAACGAAGGCGGAACAGGCTGCAGAACTGGTGTTGGTGACTGGAGGAACATCGGTGGACCCGGATGATGTGACGTTTCAAGCCATGGCTGATGTGGGCGTCACGTTCCAACGCCGTGGTAATCCGGTGCAGCCGGGGAACCATATGAGCCTTGGCAGTAAATCGCAGCGCGTTTTTTGTTCCGTTCCTGCGGCAGCATTGCATTTTCAGACCACCGCATTGGATCTGTTTTTGCCGAGATTGCTGACCGGCGACATGCCAACAGATGAGGAGTTGGCCAGTGCCGGTCATGGTGGGCTGTGTCATTTTTGTGAACCCTGCGTTTATCCCGTGTGCCCCTTTGGCCGCTTTTAGGACCTGATCATGTCACCTGTCTCCTATCCTGATGCACTGCGTTCCCTGCTGACGGCTGTCTCACCGGTTGGTAAAGAAACGGTTTGCATTGGTGATGCGTTGCACCGCATTACGGCTGAAAGGGTGCTGGCACCACAGCCGTTACCCAACAGTCGGCGTAGTGCTGTGGATGGTTTTGCACTCGCTGACGTGACGCGTCGTCAGTGGCGGGTGGCTGGTAGCCGTGCTGCAGGCGAGTTAGCGACGGACCCTCTGGCCGAAGAAGATGCCTTAGCGGTGATGACCGGAGGCGGCGTTCCCGACAATGCCAAGGCTGTTGTGCGGGTCGAAGAGAGTCATCAGCTTGGCGATTCCCTGTGTTTGGCGGATGGTGTGGTTGCCAACGGGAATATCAATGAACTCGGTCATGAGCTGATGCCCGGATACTCGTTGTTGGATGCGGGGTGCCGGATGGATGCGATTCGTCATAGTACCTTGTGCTATGCCGGAGTGAGTGACCTTTGTGTCTATCGTCCACTACGGGTGGGGGTGATGTTGTCAGGGGGCGAATTGCTGACGCCCGGCACGCCACCGCGTCCTGGGAGCAGTTACGAATGTCATCGGGCCCTGTTGCAACCGACTCTGGAACAATTAGGCTGTCAGTGTACGTTTGCTGGTCCGGTCGCAGATGATCCTCAACGCATTCATGACACGGTTGAGCAATTGGCCGAGCATCATGACCTCATTGTCACCAGTGGCGGTGTATCGATGGGGAAGTATGATTTTGTTCGACCGTTGCTGAAACAGCAGGAGTTTGAGTTGGTGGTTGATCGGACAAAAATTAAACCGGGAAGCCCGTTGCTGGCGGCAAAGCGCGGTGAGCAGTTGTTTGTGGCTATGCCGGGGTATCCGGCAGCGTTCCTGATCAATTTGTTTTTATATCTGGTTCCGGTGATAAAACGACTGGCCGGTTGGCAACGTTATGCCCCCTTATGGCAACACGAAGTTTTAAATGCTCCGTTGCGTGGGCGAGTCGGGCGCAGCGATATGATTCGTATTCAAAAACGGGCCGAAAAAGTGGCTCCTCTGGCGGATCAACTCACCTCGCATTATTGCGGTTTTGCTCAAGCCGAGGGGCTGGCCTGGCTCGATGAAACCCGGTCACATGCCACTGCAGGTGAATCGGTGGCAGTGTGCTGGTTTGATGCGTTGGTCAATGATGGAGGGCAGTGATATGGCTCAACCGATTTTGTGTGCCCTGAGCGGCTGGTCCGGTAGCGGCAAAACCACGTTGGTCTGTGCCATTGTCCGTTACCTGGAGCGTCACCACCGGATGCGGGTCGGTGTGATTAAACATGATGGTCACAGGTTTCCTGCCGATGTCAGTGGTTCTGATACCTGTCGTTTGGCCGAAGCCGGAGCGGTGCGAACCGTATTGTGCGGCGAGGATGGTCTGGTGGTGCGCGAGACAGAAACCCCGCCGCCTTCCATGGAGGCGTTGATTGACCGGTTTGGCGCTGATCTGGATATCTTGCTGCTTGAGGGTTTCAAAAACGCCGATGTCGACAAAATTGAGGTCTACCGATCAAGTCAGGGGAAAACCCCTTTGTTTCTGCACCCGGATCGTTATCCCCGTGTCGTGGCTGTGGCCACCGATACCCCGCTTGATGATGGTACGGCACCGCAGCAATTGGATCTCAACTGTCCCGAGCAGATCGCCGAATTTATTCTTAAACGCAATAAAGCTGTTCTCAAGGTGAGCGCATGACTCTGATTGATCCGTACCAACGCACTATTAATTATCTGCGTCTGTCCATTACCGATCAGTGTAATTTGCGTTGCCGGTACTGCCAGCCGCATGGTCGGGCGGCAAATCGGACTCGCCGACTTTTGCGTGATCGGGAAATCATGTTTTTGGCTCAACAGGCGATTGATCTCGGGGTGGAGAAAATTCGTATCACCGGGGGCGAGCCGTTGGTACGCTCCGGGGTGATTCGTCTGCTGTCTGAATTGCGTGCTCTGGAAGGGTTGCAGCACCTGGTTTTGACCACCAATGGTCTGTTGTTGTCGCGTTATGCGCCCGATCTGGCTGCTGCCGGGGTCAAGCGGATCAATGTCAGTATTGATTCATTACGCCACGAGCGTTTTCGCGAGATAACCCGTGGTGGTTCGTTGGTGGAATGGTGTCGTGGCATCGATGCCGCAGAGAAAGCCGGGTTGACGGTTAAACTCAATGTGGTGGTCATGGCCGGTGTCAATGATGATGAAGTGGTCGATTTTGTTCGCTTTGCCAGTCAGCGGGACTGGACCGTGCGCTTTATTGAATATATGCCGTTTGCCGGCGACCACTATAAGGCGATGGATGAACAGGTGTTGCACGAACGTCTTGATCGGGCAGGTTTTTCACTGGCACCGCTGCCGTCCGGGAAAGTCGCCGGACCGGCGCGTGAATATGCTGTGGCTGGGCGAGCGGGAAAAGTTGGTTTTATCTCTGCGCGTTCCTGTCCGTTTTGCCAACAGTGCAACCGCTTACGCGTTACGGCTTACGGTGAAGGGCGCGGATGTCTGTTCAGCACTGAAGGAATCAATGTGAGACCGGCGCTGGAAGCGTTTGACTGTGAACTGTTGAAAGATCAGCTGATGCAACTGGCCTCTCAGAAGCCCCAGCAGTATGTGTCGCTGGATCGGGGAGAGCAGGTGGTTATGTCGGCCATTGGCGGGTAGGGAGCGATGTCAAAATCCGATGTCACCGGTATAATCCTTGCCGGAGGGAAAAGTCGCCGCATGGGACGGGAAAAATTGTTTCTCGATGTTGGTGGCCAGCCGTTGTTCGAGCGTGTTTTTTATCCCTTACGGATGGTGTTTGATGACATACTGATTGTTGCCAATGATCAGAAACGTTTTGAGCGCTATCAGGTTCCGCTGGTCAGCGATATTTATCCCGGTAGTGCTCTGGGGGGGCTCTACAGCGGTTTGATGCACGCTGCGACTCCTTGGGGCTTTGTCTGTGCTGCGGATATGCCGTTTGTCAATTTGAGTCTGATCCGTTATCTTTTAACACAGACGACGAATTACGATATTGTGGTGCCGGTCAGTGAGCAGGGTGTGGAACCACTGTTTGCCTGTTATTCGAAACGTTGCCTTCCCGCCATGGAGCAGGCGCTGGAAAACAGGCAGTATAAAATTATCGATGTTTGGGAAACACTGCGCGTATGCGAGGTCCCCATGACGAAATTTCGCCATCTTCCGGCAATAGAGACCGCGTTTATCAATCTCAACCGTGAAGAAGATGTCCATTACAGTCATCAATTGCTGACCCCGAAACGGGGATAAGAGGAAAGGAACTTACTATGTTCGGATTGGGGACGACGGAACTGCTGGTTATTCTCGGCATCGTTGTTGTTTTGTTCGGAGCGAAACGGCTACCTCAGCTGGGTTCGGGTCTGGGCAAGGGAATCAAAAATTTTAAACAGGGCATAAAAGAGAACGACACCGAAAGTCTTGAAGACAAACCGGATGACAAGTGAGATTATTGCCCAAAACTCAACTAATCTGTCATTCGTGTTAAAGGAGCTGCCATGTTTGGGATAGGAATGCCGGAACTGCTGGTGATTCTGGTCATCGCCCTGATTTTTATCGGTCCGGGCAAGCTACCCGAGGTTGCCCGATCTCTGGGCCGGGGGATGCGCGAATTTCGCCGCGCCACGCATGACATCAAACAGACCTTTGATGTTGAGGCTGAAGTGATCACGGAATCCCCTACACCGGAAAAAGTGACTGCTGCTGCCAAAAATACCGCTGACGAAGAACATCCGCGCAACGATAACGCCGAGAAAAAAGGTGACGCTCACCATGGCTGATCGTGAGCAATCTCTGGTCAGCCACCTCGAAGAGTTGCGCCGTCGCCTGGTTGTTGCCGTGTTGGCCTGGCTGATCGGTTTTGCTGCCTGTTATCACAAGGCTGAATGGTTGTTTGATCAGATTGCCCAACCGGTTCAGCAGGCGTTGCCCGATGGCAGTTCTCTGGTGTTTATCCACGCCACCGAGCCGTTTTTTGCCTATCTGAAAGTCGCGGCCCTGGCGGGTTTTATTGTCGCTTTGCCAATCATTCTCTGGCAATTGTGGATGTTTGTCTCGCCGGGGATGTACAGCCATGAACGACGGATGGCCATTCCCTTCGTGTTGCTCAGTTGTCTGTGCTTCGGCACCGGAACTTATTTCGGTTTTATCTATGTTTTCCCTGTCGTTTTTACCTTCCTGATCAACTTCGGTCTGGCCGCCGGTGATGTTAGTGCTATGCTGTCCATGGGCGCCTACCTGAGCATGGCCATCCATCTGCTGATGGCGTTCGGGGTGGTGTTTGAATTGCCCATTGTTCTCATGTTTCTCGCCCGCATCGGCTTGGTCGACTACCACTGGCTGGCTAAGCAGCGTCGTTACGCTCTGTTGCTGGGATTTATCGTCGGTGCCGTCCTCACGCCTCCTGACCTGTTTTCTCAGGTCTCCATTGCCCTGCCGTTTGTTGTGCTCTATGAACTGGGGATATGGGGGGCGCGTCTGGTGGGAAAGACACGGGACAGTGACGATGAAGATGCCGAGATTGATCAATAGAACGTTACGGTCGAGCTCTTATGTTTTACATCGTTCAATTTAAGCGGCACAGTCCTCACGTTCAGGCCATGTCACGTACGTACCAGGCTGTACTCACGAGAGTCAATGTGCTGATTGGTGTTGTCTCACCGGTAATGTGCGGTTGAGTGCCACTCGACTCTGATATCAGACGCAACAAAGCCGGTTCGGGGAGGCATCCGAACCGGCTTTGTTTATGTGTGTATCAAAACTAGGAAGAAAGGAGAACAAAACCTGCCTGCCACAACAAGCTTTGATGGTTATGACTCTACCAATGGATGTCAGCTTAAAACACCGCCAGACGCGTAAAAAATTGCACCCTGAGACACGAAACTGAACTGTGTATCTGCACAGCCTGTTTGCTGCTTTTTTCTTACATGACCGATCTTACTGCGATTTTTGAGTGGACCCTCCCTGCCTTCTTCATGCCTGATTTTTCTGCCCGCCTTGAGTAACGTTTTTTCTCTATTACGCTTTAAATAGCTTGCGTGGAAAAAGCCACGACTGCGTTCACGTTTTGATTATCAGAACAGGTGGGAAACAATGAAAACGACATTTTTTATTCTTGTGCTGAGCCTGATGCTGGTGCCAGCCGGCGCTTTTGCCGACAAAGCCATTTTCGCCGGCGGTTGTTTCTGGTGCATGGAATCCGATTTTGAAAAACTATCCGGTGTGACAGACGTTGTCAGCGGGTTTACCGGTGGAACCGTGGAAAACCCGACCTACAATGGCAGTCACGAAGGGCATTATGAAGCCGTTGAAATTGAGTACGATCCACGTGTTGTCAGTTATCAGGACTTGTTGGAGTATTACTGGGTCAATATCGACCCTTTTGACGCACGGGGCCAGTTCTGTGATAAAGGCACTAGT
This DNA window, taken from Desulfuromonas acetoxidans DSM 684, encodes the following:
- the tatC gene encoding twin-arginine translocase subunit TatC, which translates into the protein MADREQSLVSHLEELRRRLVVAVLAWLIGFAACYHKAEWLFDQIAQPVQQALPDGSSLVFIHATEPFFAYLKVAALAGFIVALPIILWQLWMFVSPGMYSHERRMAIPFVLLSCLCFGTGTYFGFIYVFPVVFTFLINFGLAAGDVSAMLSMGAYLSMAIHLLMAFGVVFELPIVLMFLARIGLVDYHWLAKQRRYALLLGFIVGAVLTPPDLFSQVSIALPFVVLYELGIWGARLVGKTRDSDDEDAEIDQ
- a CDS encoding molybdopterin molybdotransferase MoeA — its product is MSPVSYPDALRSLLTAVSPVGKETVCIGDALHRITAERVLAPQPLPNSRRSAVDGFALADVTRRQWRVAGSRAAGELATDPLAEEDALAVMTGGGVPDNAKAVVRVEESHQLGDSLCLADGVVANGNINELGHELMPGYSLLDAGCRMDAIRHSTLCYAGVSDLCVYRPLRVGVMLSGGELLTPGTPPRPGSSYECHRALLQPTLEQLGCQCTFAGPVADDPQRIHDTVEQLAEHHDLIVTSGGVSMGKYDFVRPLLKQQEFELVVDRTKIKPGSPLLAAKRGEQLFVAMPGYPAAFLINLFLYLVPVIKRLAGWQRYAPLWQHEVLNAPLRGRVGRSDMIRIQKRAEKVAPLADQLTSHYCGFAQAEGLAWLDETRSHATAGESVAVCWFDALVNDGGQ
- the mobA gene encoding molybdenum cofactor guanylyltransferase encodes the protein MSKSDVTGIILAGGKSRRMGREKLFLDVGGQPLFERVFYPLRMVFDDILIVANDQKRFERYQVPLVSDIYPGSALGGLYSGLMHAATPWGFVCAADMPFVNLSLIRYLLTQTTNYDIVVPVSEQGVEPLFACYSKRCLPAMEQALENRQYKIIDVWETLRVCEVPMTKFRHLPAIETAFINLNREEDVHYSHQLLTPKRG
- the moaA gene encoding GTP 3',8-cyclase MoaA; this encodes MTLIDPYQRTINYLRLSITDQCNLRCRYCQPHGRAANRTRRLLRDREIMFLAQQAIDLGVEKIRITGGEPLVRSGVIRLLSELRALEGLQHLVLTTNGLLLSRYAPDLAAAGVKRINVSIDSLRHERFREITRGGSLVEWCRGIDAAEKAGLTVKLNVVVMAGVNDDEVVDFVRFASQRDWTVRFIEYMPFAGDHYKAMDEQVLHERLDRAGFSLAPLPSGKVAGPAREYAVAGRAGKVGFISARSCPFCQQCNRLRVTAYGEGRGCLFSTEGINVRPALEAFDCELLKDQLMQLASQKPQQYVSLDRGEQVVMSAIGG
- the msrA gene encoding peptide-methionine (S)-S-oxide reductase MsrA — translated: MKTTFFILVLSLMLVPAGAFADKAIFAGGCFWCMESDFEKLSGVTDVVSGFTGGTVENPTYNGSHEGHYEAVEIEYDPRVVSYQDLLEYYWVNIDPFDARGQFCDKGTSYRSAIFVANDKQRTLAEISRQRVVQQFPDRKIVTPVLDATTFYPIRGEESYHQDFYKKSPIKYKFYRWNCGRDQRLKEIWGDKATVH
- the mobB gene encoding molybdopterin-guanine dinucleotide biosynthesis protein B, translated to MAQPILCALSGWSGSGKTTLVCAIVRYLERHHRMRVGVIKHDGHRFPADVSGSDTCRLAEAGAVRTVLCGEDGLVVRETETPPPSMEALIDRFGADLDILLLEGFKNADVDKIEVYRSSQGKTPLFLHPDRYPRVVAVATDTPLDDGTAPQQLDLNCPEQIAEFILKRNKAVLKVSA
- a CDS encoding twin-arginine translocase TatA/TatE family subunit, translating into MFGIGMPELLVILVIALIFIGPGKLPEVARSLGRGMREFRRATHDIKQTFDVEAEVITESPTPEKVTAAAKNTADEEHPRNDNAEKKGDAHHG
- a CDS encoding twin-arginine translocase TatA/TatE family subunit, giving the protein MFGLGTTELLVILGIVVVLFGAKRLPQLGSGLGKGIKNFKQGIKENDTESLEDKPDDK